In one window of Reinekea forsetii DNA:
- a CDS encoding leucine-rich repeat-containing protein kinase family protein, whose product MQTLAQLKSGELAGIKRLTLSENLTAFPVEILTLASSLEVLDLSNNRLTTLPAELAQLTQLKIIFASNNLFEALPEVLGLCVNLEMVGFKSNRIRQVAEHALPAQLRWLILTDNQIVTLPDSLGQRPRLQKLALAGNRLTHLPQTLAQSVNLELVRISANQLSHCPEQLLSLPKLAWFAFAGNPFSRSDDRVNQVPMIASSRYSLAQVLGQGASGVISQALWNSPQSEFPEAIAVKVFKGEVTSDGYPDDELQACLKVGNHPNLVRSLAQVNEPGHLALIMNLIPAHFTNLGLPPSLDSCTRDTFSLGFSLSIVQIDKMIAQMDAVFDHLHANQVCHGDLYAHNTLFDAQANIIFGDFGAASLYQMLTPAQQGQVKRIERRALAHFIEDLLGVCAEHDQGSGDYQRLRQRVVEIQGQALLG is encoded by the coding sequence TTGCAAACCCTAGCACAACTGAAGTCAGGCGAACTCGCCGGCATTAAGCGGCTGACGCTGTCCGAAAATCTCACCGCCTTTCCCGTGGAAATACTCACTCTAGCAAGTAGCTTAGAGGTTTTGGACCTGTCCAATAATCGGCTCACCACGCTGCCGGCCGAGCTGGCGCAATTGACCCAGCTGAAAATAATTTTCGCGTCCAATAATCTGTTCGAAGCACTGCCGGAAGTGCTCGGCCTGTGCGTCAACTTGGAAATGGTTGGCTTTAAGTCGAATCGGATCCGGCAGGTTGCCGAGCATGCCTTGCCGGCGCAACTGCGTTGGTTGATCCTAACGGATAACCAGATCGTGACCTTGCCCGATTCGCTCGGCCAGCGACCCCGGCTGCAGAAGCTGGCCTTGGCGGGCAATCGCTTAACCCATTTACCGCAGACCCTGGCCCAATCGGTTAACCTGGAGTTGGTGCGCATCTCAGCCAACCAATTAAGCCATTGCCCAGAGCAACTCTTGAGTTTGCCCAAGCTGGCCTGGTTTGCCTTTGCCGGCAATCCCTTTAGTCGATCCGATGACCGGGTCAATCAGGTGCCCATGATCGCCTCCAGCCGCTATAGCCTTGCTCAGGTGCTGGGTCAGGGCGCGTCCGGGGTAATTTCACAAGCGCTCTGGAACAGCCCGCAAAGCGAGTTTCCCGAGGCGATAGCGGTGAAGGTCTTTAAAGGCGAGGTTACCAGCGATGGTTACCCCGATGATGAATTGCAGGCCTGTTTAAAAGTGGGTAATCATCCCAATTTGGTGCGGTCCTTGGCGCAAGTCAATGAGCCGGGCCATCTCGCGCTGATCATGAATTTGATCCCCGCGCACTTCACTAATCTGGGCTTGCCGCCCAGCCTCGACAGCTGCACGCGCGATACCTTTAGCCTAGGTTTCAGCCTCTCCATCGTGCAGATCGATAAGATGATTGCTCAGATGGATGCGGTGTTCGATCACCTACATGCCAACCAGGTCTGCCACGGCGACCTCTATGCCCACAACACCCTGTTTGATGCGCAGGCCAATATTATCTTCGGTGACTTCGGTGCCGCGAGCCTGTATCAGATGTTGACCCCAGCGCAGCAGGGGCAGGTCAAGCGCATTGAACGCCGCGCGCTGGCGCATTTTATCGAGGATCTACTCGGGGTGTGTGCCGAACACGATCAGGGAAGCGGCGACTATCAGCGCCTGCGACAACGAGTGGTTGAGATCCAGGGTCAGGCTCTATTAGGCTGA
- a CDS encoding ABC transporter permease codes for MKLNMINMAYRNVARQGKRSLMLALSMAFGVMIITLVNSLTVGMANSVESNFSKALGGHVYISGEIVTASNRNLAVIEDRALVSRALAPLADRIVQQNKRSSSAATLSFGGQAVQGTVAGVDFSVETNVFDNMARIAGDVSLMSQAKMLIVPEKVANELGVTAGESILIRASTVTGQQNLVEWTIAAVIADPEGLNEVTNYANLSDVNGLIGLPPEAYQQLNLVLAQISDMDAIRDRLLAYFGEQASVQPADEENPMKRRMMGMSGNLIEHIDEPWQGTRFTVTNLNDAMSDVLSLIGALEAISLAVFVVMLLIIMVGITNAYRMVILERVQEIGTLRAMGAQRSWIFRLFIAESVLTALMGASVGIVCAFILAAVLGTLTLPGGGPLAMFAVTGQLQFPLSWLAVLVPLVVTALVAAGAVYFPARKAANMAPGDALRAAS; via the coding sequence ATGAAACTTAATATGATTAACATGGCATACCGTAATGTTGCTCGCCAAGGCAAACGCAGTCTGATGTTGGCCTTGTCGATGGCGTTTGGCGTGATGATTATCACCCTGGTCAACAGTCTCACCGTGGGCATGGCCAATAGTGTTGAAAGCAATTTCTCCAAGGCGCTGGGCGGCCACGTCTACATCAGTGGCGAAATCGTTACCGCCTCCAACCGCAATCTGGCCGTGATCGAAGATCGCGCCTTAGTAAGTCGAGCCCTGGCGCCCTTGGCCGATCGCATCGTGCAGCAGAATAAACGCTCGTCCAGCGCGGCGACCCTATCCTTTGGCGGCCAAGCGGTGCAGGGCACCGTGGCCGGTGTCGACTTTAGCGTCGAGACCAATGTCTTCGACAATATGGCGCGTATCGCCGGTGACGTCAGTCTGATGTCCCAGGCGAAAATGCTGATCGTGCCAGAAAAGGTGGCCAATGAACTGGGGGTTACCGCAGGTGAGTCGATTCTGATTCGCGCCAGTACCGTGACCGGCCAGCAGAACTTAGTGGAGTGGACCATTGCCGCGGTGATTGCCGATCCGGAGGGCCTTAACGAGGTCACCAATTACGCTAATTTGAGCGACGTCAACGGACTGATCGGTTTGCCGCCTGAGGCCTATCAGCAACTGAATCTAGTACTCGCGCAAATTAGCGATATGGATGCCATACGTGACCGGCTCCTGGCCTACTTTGGTGAACAGGCTAGCGTGCAGCCGGCCGACGAAGAGAATCCAATGAAACGCCGAATGATGGGCATGTCGGGCAATCTGATCGAACACATAGACGAGCCGTGGCAGGGCACACGCTTTACCGTGACCAATCTCAACGATGCCATGTCCGATGTACTGTCTTTAATCGGCGCCCTGGAGGCCATTTCGCTGGCCGTCTTTGTGGTGATGTTGCTGATTATTATGGTCGGCATCACCAACGCATATCGCATGGTGATACTGGAACGGGTTCAGGAAATCGGTACCCTGCGTGCCATGGGCGCGCAACGCAGTTGGATTTTTCGCCTCTTTATCGCCGAATCGGTGCTAACGGCACTGATGGGCGCCAGCGTCGGGATCGTCTGTGCATTTATCTTAGCCGCCGTCCTGGGCACCCTGACACTGCCAGGCGGTGGGCCCTTGGCAATGTTTGCCGTGACCGGTCAGTTGCAGTTCCCACTGTCGTGGCTGGCTGTACTGGTGCCGCTCGTCGTGACCGCACTAGTTGCCGCCGGTGCGGTCTACTTCCCCGCCCGGAAAGCGGCCAATATGGCACCGGGTGATGCCTTGCGCGCCGCCTCATAA
- a CDS encoding ABC transporter permease: MITKIALRNLTEHRSKTLIVGGLIALGVTLLVMGNSIMDSISVGLRHSFTEQYSGDIFIYAPVEDEGDLSIFGSFGTDGVQALERFDEFAGQLAAQANVQSVSPTTVGRGILETNQGEQGGSLFWGIDPTVWQHSFAQPLTWLEGGLWSGDAPSIALSIGVADALAEAQGSPIKVGETLLITVMGDNGIKIREVTISGLFAFKTIAAPQLELMSLVDLKTSQALLSLNHQQVIEVQLSAAESEILGQVTEDSLFGEATLMGTAAPDLFGNGSSLITPELSNESVVAEPIALAAHSSPGVAAHVTLPVQAQFAVLLLDNPADVAVTQERLQAWVDANDLNWRVGDWTQAAGFIGNLVGGIKLILNGLVVLVAFVATLIIMNTLVISVTERLQEIGTMRAIGAQKAFVRKMILTETLILALASALVGVLVGTVALWLISINGLPAANDIIKILFGGDALYPSVSVSAVLQAVSMMTLGAVLACLYPLGIALKVSPLKAMQG, encoded by the coding sequence ATGATTACCAAAATCGCACTGCGCAATCTCACCGAACATCGCAGCAAAACCCTGATCGTAGGGGGCCTGATCGCGCTGGGCGTGACCCTGTTGGTGATGGGTAATTCGATTATGGATTCCATTTCGGTCGGCTTGCGCCACAGCTTTACCGAACAATACAGCGGTGACATCTTTATCTATGCGCCGGTCGAGGATGAAGGCGACCTGAGTATCTTTGGGTCATTCGGCACGGACGGGGTCCAGGCACTGGAGCGGTTCGACGAATTTGCTGGCCAATTGGCGGCGCAAGCCAATGTCCAGTCGGTCTCACCGACTACGGTCGGTCGCGGTATATTGGAGACTAACCAGGGCGAGCAGGGTGGTTCGCTGTTCTGGGGTATCGACCCAACCGTTTGGCAGCACAGTTTCGCACAGCCATTGACCTGGCTTGAGGGCGGGCTCTGGTCTGGTGACGCGCCGTCGATTGCGCTTAGTATTGGCGTGGCCGATGCGCTCGCGGAGGCTCAGGGCAGTCCTATCAAGGTGGGCGAAACGCTATTGATCACCGTGATGGGTGACAATGGCATCAAGATTCGTGAAGTCACGATCAGCGGCCTGTTTGCCTTTAAAACCATCGCCGCGCCGCAGTTGGAGCTGATGAGCCTGGTAGACCTGAAAACCTCACAAGCGCTGCTGTCGTTAAACCACCAGCAAGTCATAGAGGTGCAGCTGTCCGCAGCGGAAAGCGAGATTTTAGGCCAGGTCACTGAGGACAGTCTGTTTGGCGAGGCCACGCTGATGGGCACGGCGGCGCCTGACCTATTTGGTAACGGCTCTAGCCTGATCACCCCCGAGCTGAGCAATGAGTCGGTCGTGGCTGAGCCGATAGCGCTTGCCGCTCATTCCAGTCCCGGTGTCGCGGCGCACGTTACGCTCCCGGTGCAGGCTCAGTTCGCGGTGCTGTTGTTGGACAATCCGGCCGATGTGGCGGTCACCCAAGAGCGCTTGCAGGCTTGGGTGGACGCCAACGATCTGAATTGGCGGGTCGGCGATTGGACCCAGGCCGCCGGTTTTATCGGCAATTTGGTCGGCGGTATCAAGCTGATCCTCAATGGTTTGGTGGTACTGGTCGCCTTCGTCGCCACCCTTATTATCATGAATACTCTAGTCATCTCGGTCACCGAACGGTTGCAGGAAATTGGCACGATGCGCGCTATCGGGGCTCAAAAAGCCTTTGTCCGCAAAATGATTCTGACCGAAACTCTGATCCTCGCGCTGGCCTCGGCTCTGGTCGGGGTGCTAGTGGGGACGGTGGCACTGTGGCTGATCAGCATTAATGGTTTGCCGGCGGCAAACGATATTATCAAAATTTTATTCGGAGGTGATGCGCTCTATCCATCGGTGTCGGTCAGCGCAGTGCTGCAGGCGGTATCGATGATGACGCTCGGGGCCGTATTGGCCTGTCTGTACCCATTGGGTATTGCCCTTAAAGTGAGCCCATTAAAAGCGATGCAAGGCTAA
- a CDS encoding ABC transporter ATP-binding protein, whose protein sequence is MAVIKLDSVTKQYALGNTLVKALNDVSFAAHAGDFIALSGPSGSGKSTALNLIGCIDAPTSGQVEINGIITGSMSEVEITRLRHQKLGFIFQSFNLIPVLNVRENIEFPLLLDSSKHNPYANWAPAEQQDWINHLIEQVGLADRRINRPNELSGGQRQRVAIARALVTKPSIVLADEPTANLDSKTGAQIIALMHQMNQELGTTFVFSTHDPRVVEIADHVVKLQDGTIIDEYFQNGKSATGDHAPAAEPMAQAE, encoded by the coding sequence ATGGCAGTAATTAAGTTAGATAGCGTGACCAAACAGTACGCATTGGGTAACACCCTGGTGAAGGCCTTGAATGACGTCAGTTTTGCGGCCCATGCTGGCGATTTCATTGCCCTAAGCGGTCCGTCTGGATCCGGTAAATCGACCGCTCTGAATTTGATTGGTTGCATCGACGCACCGACGTCGGGCCAGGTGGAGATAAACGGCATCATTACCGGCAGCATGAGCGAAGTCGAGATAACCCGTTTACGCCATCAAAAGCTGGGCTTTATCTTTCAGTCCTTTAACTTGATTCCGGTGCTCAATGTGCGTGAAAATATTGAATTCCCACTCTTGCTCGACAGCAGTAAGCACAATCCCTATGCCAATTGGGCGCCCGCCGAACAACAGGACTGGATTAATCATTTGATTGAACAGGTTGGTCTGGCCGATCGGCGCATCAATCGCCCGAACGAACTGTCTGGCGGTCAACGTCAGCGGGTGGCCATCGCCCGAGCGTTGGTGACCAAACCGAGCATTGTGCTGGCCGACGAACCGACTGCCAACCTGGATTCTAAAACCGGGGCGCAGATCATTGCGCTGATGCATCAAATGAATCAGGAGTTGGGTACCACCTTTGTCTTTTCGACGCACGATCCGCGCGTCGTTGAAATCGCCGATCATGTGGTGAAACTGCAGGACGGCACCATCATCGATGAATATTTTCAGAACGGTAAAAGCGCAACCGGTGATCACGCCCCTGCAGCCGAACCGATGGCACAGGCGGAGTAG
- a CDS encoding outer membrane lipoprotein-sorting protein, with product MKLLTNSRSLLTTALTSSLLLAGVWAAAESGSDTLAAIDRNTNLLDNDVSMVATMITESTADGVDKNVVRMFRRDRDDTFLILFQEPENIRGQGYLQIDETLWFYDPESRKFTHTSIKDSFKDSDANNSDFGSSAWAIDYRVTGSVAAKLGSFSTHLLTLAATSDEVTYPSMKIWVNDSPLLVLKAEAYSLSGRLMRTSYFPSYTQAGDAYMATKMIFVDEIVSGDKTTLTFDQVSTIDLDDSVFTKAYVERVNK from the coding sequence ATGAAACTATTGACGAACTCCCGCAGCCTGCTCACGACAGCCTTGACCAGCAGCCTACTTTTAGCTGGCGTATGGGCCGCTGCCGAGAGCGGCAGCGACACCCTGGCAGCAATCGACCGCAACACCAATTTGCTCGACAACGATGTCTCGATGGTGGCGACGATGATCACCGAGAGCACGGCCGATGGAGTGGACAAAAATGTTGTTCGGATGTTTCGCCGGGATCGTGATGATACCTTTTTAATTCTGTTTCAAGAGCCGGAAAATATTCGCGGCCAAGGCTATCTGCAGATCGATGAAACCCTGTGGTTTTACGACCCGGAGAGTCGAAAATTTACCCATACTTCGATTAAAGATAGTTTTAAGGACTCCGACGCCAATAATTCGGATTTCGGCTCATCAGCCTGGGCCATCGATTACCGCGTCACCGGTTCCGTGGCGGCCAAACTGGGCTCCTTTTCGACCCATCTGCTAACCCTGGCCGCAACCAGTGATGAGGTGACCTACCCGAGCATGAAAATTTGGGTCAATGACAGTCCCCTGCTGGTACTCAAAGCTGAAGCCTATAGCTTAAGCGGCCGCCTGATGCGCACCTCCTACTTCCCGTCCTATACCCAGGCCGGTGACGCCTATATGGCAACGAAAATGATTTTTGTCGACGAAATCGTCAGCGGCGATAAGACCACCCTAACCTTCGATCAGGTCAGCACCATCGATTTGGACGATTCCGTCTTTACCAAAGCCTATGTTGAACGCGTCAACAAATAA
- a CDS encoding response regulator transcription factor, whose translation MSVRILIVEDEPELAELIALYCEHAGWQSIVCGSAEEALGALKVASFALITLDINLPGIDGFEFLAKIRLQTQAPVVIVSARESDGEIINGLELGADEYVTKPFAPKVLIARMSALLRRQESRVPNKEQFNFGTLVLEPDAFAVKNGAERINLSTREFDILLALVQANGTPVNTYELLEKVWGSQTTETSAVGVYIQRLRKKLESIPGNQGLIETVHGRGYCINSQRHGGEPE comes from the coding sequence ATGAGTGTACGGATCCTAATAGTCGAAGATGAACCCGAGCTGGCCGAATTGATCGCGCTCTATTGCGAACACGCGGGCTGGCAAAGCATTGTCTGCGGCAGTGCCGAAGAAGCCTTGGGCGCGCTCAAGGTCGCCAGCTTTGCCTTAATCACCCTGGACATCAATTTACCCGGTATCGACGGTTTTGAATTTCTAGCCAAGATTAGGCTGCAAACGCAGGCGCCGGTGGTGATCGTCAGTGCGCGTGAGTCCGATGGCGAGATCATCAACGGTCTGGAGTTGGGTGCCGACGAATACGTCACCAAACCCTTTGCCCCCAAGGTATTGATTGCCCGCATGTCGGCCCTACTGCGTCGCCAGGAAAGCCGGGTGCCGAATAAAGAACAGTTCAACTTCGGCACCCTGGTATTGGAACCCGATGCCTTTGCGGTTAAGAACGGCGCTGAGCGAATCAATTTATCGACCCGGGAGTTTGATATTCTCTTGGCCTTGGTGCAAGCCAATGGTACACCGGTCAATACCTATGAGCTGCTGGAAAAGGTTTGGGGTTCTCAAACCACCGAAACCTCCGCGGTTGGCGTCTATATCCAACGCTTGCGTAAAAAACTCGAATCGATACCGGGCAACCAGGGGCTGATAGAAACCGTCCATGGTCGCGGCTATTGCATCAACAGCCAGCGACACGGAGGCGAACCGGAGTGA
- a CDS encoding HAMP domain-containing sensor histidine kinase, giving the protein MNLKRQIILLIAGILIIPLVSIGIVFTILMSNETAEGLAFEYRHDSHLIQGWLDGERGADFPTIKTDQDIFIELDGRLVFSSIEGLEPAQMAQILADHDVLSSLYRVANGEYRIYHLYPAQSWQIATNNSKFALLVPTTLILFIASMAGWILRSMHLKVRQLVTTTQTIARGDLSQNPTFEGKDEFFLLGESLESMRQQLKNDQDNRTRLLMGISHDLKTPLASIIGYVQAIQDGLAKTDATRAKYIDIIAVKSELLDSRIRALIEFVKLETSQWQVNKKNQDLNAYIETWFAELSNDIEVSGRFSALSNGLPSNLALNFDSELLRRGLDNLVSNAIKYSPLESTVYLAIHLVSHNGDPEVKLQVKNTGMPYSTGQQKSLFQAFYRADNGRNKDGMGLGLTVVEKVAQLHGGRAHYQYLDEQHVFSLTLACLTPPATIF; this is encoded by the coding sequence GTGAACCTAAAACGGCAAATAATTCTGCTGATCGCCGGCATTCTGATTATTCCGCTGGTCAGCATCGGCATCGTGTTCACCATTCTTATGTCGAATGAAACCGCCGAGGGCTTGGCCTTCGAATACCGCCATGATAGCCATCTTATCCAAGGCTGGCTGGATGGCGAGCGGGGCGCAGACTTTCCGACCATCAAGACCGATCAAGATATTTTTATCGAACTGGACGGACGCCTGGTGTTCAGCAGTATCGAAGGTCTAGAACCGGCGCAAATGGCCCAGATCCTGGCCGATCATGACGTCCTGTCGAGCTTGTATCGGGTAGCGAACGGCGAGTACCGCATCTATCATCTCTATCCCGCACAGAGCTGGCAAATCGCAACCAACAACAGCAAGTTTGCCTTGCTGGTTCCGACCACCCTTATTCTATTTATCGCCAGCATGGCGGGCTGGATTTTACGCAGCATGCACCTGAAGGTGCGCCAGCTAGTGACCACCACGCAAACTATCGCGCGCGGCGATCTCAGCCAGAATCCAACGTTCGAGGGCAAGGATGAATTTTTTCTGCTCGGCGAAAGTTTGGAGTCCATGCGCCAGCAGCTTAAGAATGATCAAGACAATCGAACGCGCCTGCTGATGGGTATTTCGCACGATCTAAAGACCCCCCTGGCGAGCATCATCGGCTATGTTCAGGCCATCCAGGATGGCCTCGCCAAGACCGATGCAACCCGCGCCAAATACATCGATATTATCGCCGTTAAATCGGAACTATTGGACAGCCGCATCCGCGCCTTGATTGAGTTTGTAAAGCTGGAAACGAGCCAGTGGCAGGTCAATAAAAAAAACCAGGACCTCAATGCCTATATCGAGACCTGGTTTGCCGAGTTGAGTAATGATATTGAGGTCAGTGGCCGTTTTAGCGCGCTGAGCAATGGTTTGCCAAGCAACCTAGCGCTGAATTTTGACAGTGAATTGTTGCGTCGTGGCTTAGACAACCTGGTGTCCAATGCCATCAAATACAGCCCCCTTGAAAGCACCGTATACCTGGCCATCCACCTGGTTAGTCACAACGGCGACCCGGAGGTCAAGCTGCAGGTTAAAAATACTGGCATGCCCTATTCCACTGGCCAGCAAAAAAGCCTCTTCCAAGCCTTCTATCGCGCCGATAACGGCCGCAATAAGGACGGCATGGGGCTAGGCCTGACCGTGGTCGAAAAGGTGGCCCAGCTGCATGGCGGCCGGGCCCATTATCAGTATCTAGACGAGCAGCATGTTTTTAGTCTAACGCTGGCCTGCTTAACGCCGCCCGCTACTATTTTTTAG
- a CDS encoding M4 family metallopeptidase codes for MNNTQRQLVFAIGLLSSTAVLAAERVTATDAHFAQGLAGVTSDQVELVTTVDLGNGTTLEKYRQHYNGIPVRGSALTRQKAGAAPVQIQGQFVQGINTDVATVVPQLGAKAVLQQAMQDRVLQSQGVSLGSVDLARYYDAAENKQSELWIQLDANDRAQLVYLVSWVEYGDQPTRPTLIIDAQSGEVLDQWDALSHLDAKGPGGNEKTGQYYFGPSDSGFDYPPLIVDDNCRMDTANVETIDLNHGTSGGTVFQFGSCPTNGVPENTYKYINGAYSPLNDAHYFGNVVFNMYSGWYNTAPISQKLRMRVHYSNNYENAFWDGSQMTFGDGASTFYPLVSLDVSSHEVSHGFTEQNSGLRYAGQSGGINEAFSDMAGEAAEYFMKGSNDWLVGADIFKQAEGSLRYMEDPTRDGRSIGHASDYYEGMDVHYSSGVYNRAFFLIAHTSGWDTRKAFDIFVRANQVYWTQNTDYITGACGVLSATSALGYSIADVATAFDNVGVPTAACGSGPEVTELVNGVPVTQLSGVSGTSLFFTFDVPEEASSVLFQLAEGTGDADLYVKYGSMPTLTDYDCRPYTSGNNENCAYDVAQAGTYYVLVQAYRSYSGTRLTASYEIDGGDTNSGTEVNLSAPRQGWLYYSVEIPAGRATFDVDISGGIGDADLYVRQGSKPNPGSYDCRPFANGNNERCHFNNPAPTTWYIGIRGYTAFEGVMLNWIHEP; via the coding sequence ATGAATAATACTCAGCGTCAACTGGTCTTCGCCATTGGCCTGTTATCATCGACTGCCGTATTGGCGGCCGAGCGGGTAACAGCCACGGACGCTCATTTTGCACAGGGATTGGCCGGCGTAACGAGCGACCAAGTAGAGCTAGTCACCACTGTGGATTTGGGCAATGGCACCACCCTCGAGAAGTATCGACAGCACTATAATGGCATCCCGGTAAGGGGCAGTGCCTTGACTCGCCAAAAAGCAGGCGCGGCGCCGGTCCAGATCCAAGGTCAGTTTGTGCAGGGTATCAATACGGACGTGGCCACTGTGGTCCCGCAGCTTGGTGCCAAAGCGGTGCTGCAACAGGCCATGCAAGATCGAGTGCTGCAAAGCCAGGGCGTGTCGCTCGGTAGCGTTGATCTGGCACGCTATTATGATGCGGCTGAAAATAAACAGAGCGAGCTGTGGATTCAGTTGGATGCCAATGACCGCGCACAGCTGGTCTATTTGGTTTCTTGGGTGGAATACGGCGATCAACCGACTCGTCCGACCCTGATTATCGATGCCCAATCTGGCGAGGTGTTAGACCAGTGGGACGCCCTGTCTCATTTGGATGCCAAGGGTCCGGGCGGCAATGAGAAAACCGGTCAATATTATTTTGGTCCTAGCGATAGTGGCTTCGACTATCCACCGCTTATAGTCGACGACAATTGCCGAATGGACACGGCCAATGTCGAGACCATCGATTTGAATCATGGTACATCTGGCGGGACGGTCTTTCAGTTCGGCAGCTGCCCGACAAACGGTGTGCCGGAAAATACCTATAAATACATAAATGGTGCCTATTCACCCCTTAATGATGCCCACTATTTTGGCAACGTTGTCTTTAATATGTACTCCGGTTGGTACAACACCGCGCCCATCAGCCAAAAACTGCGCATGCGCGTGCATTACAGTAACAACTATGAAAACGCCTTCTGGGACGGTAGCCAAATGACCTTTGGCGATGGCGCTTCAACCTTTTATCCGTTGGTCAGCCTGGATGTGTCCTCCCATGAAGTCAGCCATGGCTTTACCGAACAGAATTCTGGTTTGCGTTACGCCGGCCAGTCCGGCGGGATCAACGAGGCCTTTTCCGATATGGCCGGCGAGGCAGCCGAGTATTTTATGAAAGGGTCGAATGACTGGTTGGTTGGCGCGGATATTTTTAAACAGGCCGAAGGCTCGTTGCGCTATATGGAAGATCCGACTCGCGATGGACGCTCTATCGGTCATGCTTCCGACTACTACGAAGGCATGGATGTGCACTACAGTTCGGGCGTCTACAACCGAGCTTTTTTCCTGATTGCCCACACCTCCGGTTGGGACACGCGCAAAGCTTTTGATATCTTCGTGCGCGCCAATCAGGTCTATTGGACTCAGAATACCGACTATATCACCGGCGCTTGCGGTGTGCTCAGTGCCACCAGCGCCCTGGGCTATTCAATCGCCGATGTGGCCACCGCCTTCGATAATGTCGGCGTGCCGACTGCGGCCTGTGGTAGTGGTCCGGAGGTGACCGAACTGGTCAATGGTGTGCCGGTGACCCAGCTGTCGGGAGTGTCGGGCACTAGTCTGTTCTTTACCTTCGATGTGCCAGAGGAGGCTAGTAGTGTGCTATTTCAATTAGCCGAGGGTACCGGTGATGCGGATCTGTATGTGAAGTATGGCAGCATGCCGACCCTGACGGACTACGATTGCCGTCCCTATACCTCGGGCAACAATGAAAACTGCGCCTACGATGTCGCCCAGGCCGGTACCTACTATGTCTTAGTGCAGGCTTACCGGAGCTATAGCGGCACCCGCCTGACGGCCAGCTATGAGATTGACGGTGGTGATACCAACTCGGGCACGGAAGTGAATCTCTCGGCCCCTCGCCAAGGTTGGCTCTACTACAGTGTCGAGATCCCCGCCGGGCGAGCCACCTTCGATGTCGATATCAGCGGGGGTATTGGTGATGCGGACCTCTATGTCCGTCAAGGTTCAAAACCGAATCCGGGCAGCTATGACTGCCGACCCTTTGCCAATGGCAATAACGAGCGCTGCCATTTCAATAATCCGGCACCGACGACTTGGTACATTGGTATCCGCGGCTATACCGCTTTTGAAGGGGTTATGCTCAACTGGATCCACGAGCCGTAG
- a CDS encoding transposase has translation MRISRFSDDQIADILQQDRAGVRVVDLCRTHRISSATFYKWRAKFGGVGESGVKYIKELEGEVRRLKKLYADEKIKAEMAKAIIVKKL, from the coding sequence ATGAGAATTTCACGCTTTAGCGACGACCAAATTGCCGATATCTTACAACAGGATAGGGCCGGGGTCAGGGTTGTTGACCTATGCCGTACGCATCGCATCAGTTCGGCAACCTTTTATAAGTGGCGCGCTAAGTTCGGTGGTGTCGGCGAATCGGGTGTCAAATACATCAAGGAGTTGGAGGGCGAAGTTCGACGTCTGAAAAAACTGTACGCCGATGAGAAAATCAAGGCTGAGATGGCCAAGGCGATCATCGTAAAAAAGCTTTAA